In Phreatobacter aquaticus, a single genomic region encodes these proteins:
- a CDS encoding tripartite tricarboxylate transporter permease, whose protein sequence is MTEMIANLAFGFGIALSGQNLLFCFLGALLGTLVGVLPGLGPVATIAMLLPITFTLPPIAALIMLAGLYYGAQYGGSTTAILVNIPGESSSVVTCIDGHQMARKGRAGAALTIAALGSFFAGCVGTLVIAAFSGPLVKVAETFRSPDYFALMVFGLVAAVVLAQGSVVRAIAMVALGLFLGLVGTDGGTGQTRYTFDIAALSDGIGFVPVAMGLFGIAEIVRNLEKHAGRGDRQPLTSFWPTREETRSAIPAVLRGTGLGAILGVLPGGGALVAAFASYVLEKKIAKDPSRFGQGAVEGVAGPESANNAGAQTSFIPLLALGIPPNAVMALMLGAMTIHGIVPGPKVMVERPDLFWGMIASMFIGNLMLVIINLPLVRIWVLLLSIPYRWLYAIILVFCCIGVYSVNSSATDIVIMAVFGVIGYLLPKIGCEAAPLILGFILAPMLEDNFRRSLVLSRGDWIIFLERPISAGLLATSVLLVLVMVLPSIRKTREVAFQDD, encoded by the coding sequence ATGACCGAGATGATCGCCAACCTCGCCTTCGGCTTCGGCATCGCGCTGTCGGGGCAGAACCTGCTGTTCTGCTTCCTCGGCGCATTGCTCGGCACGCTGGTCGGCGTCCTGCCGGGCCTCGGCCCGGTGGCGACCATCGCCATGCTGCTGCCGATCACCTTCACCCTGCCGCCGATAGCCGCGCTGATCATGCTGGCCGGGCTCTACTATGGCGCGCAATATGGCGGCTCGACCACCGCGATCCTGGTCAACATTCCCGGCGAAAGCTCCTCCGTCGTCACCTGTATCGACGGCCACCAGATGGCCCGCAAGGGCCGGGCGGGCGCCGCCCTCACCATCGCTGCGCTCGGCTCGTTCTTCGCCGGTTGCGTCGGCACGCTGGTGATTGCCGCCTTTTCCGGGCCGCTTGTGAAGGTAGCGGAGACCTTCCGCTCACCGGACTATTTCGCGCTGATGGTGTTCGGCCTGGTGGCAGCGGTCGTGCTGGCGCAGGGGTCGGTGGTGCGCGCCATCGCCATGGTGGCGCTCGGCCTGTTTCTCGGCCTGGTCGGGACCGATGGCGGTACCGGCCAGACGCGCTACACATTCGACATTGCGGCCTTGTCCGACGGCATTGGCTTCGTGCCGGTCGCCATGGGCCTGTTCGGCATCGCCGAAATCGTCCGCAATCTGGAAAAGCATGCCGGGCGCGGCGACCGTCAGCCGCTGACCAGCTTCTGGCCGACCCGAGAGGAAACGCGTTCGGCCATTCCCGCCGTGCTGCGTGGCACGGGGCTCGGCGCGATCCTCGGTGTTTTGCCCGGCGGCGGCGCGCTGGTCGCGGCCTTCGCCTCCTATGTGCTGGAAAAGAAGATCGCGAAGGACCCCAGCCGCTTCGGTCAGGGTGCGGTCGAAGGGGTGGCGGGACCGGAAAGCGCCAACAATGCCGGCGCGCAGACCTCGTTCATTCCGCTGCTGGCCCTTGGCATCCCGCCCAATGCGGTGATGGCGCTGATGCTCGGCGCCATGACCATTCACGGCATCGTGCCGGGACCGAAGGTCATGGTGGAACGGCCGGACCTTTTCTGGGGCATGATTGCCTCGATGTTCATCGGCAACCTGATGCTGGTGATCATCAATCTGCCGCTGGTGCGCATCTGGGTGCTGCTGCTCTCCATCCCCTATCGCTGGCTCTACGCGATCATCCTCGTGTTCTGCTGCATCGGCGTCTATTCGGTGAACTCGTCGGCGACCGACATCGTGATCATGGCGGTGTTCGGGGTGATCGGTTACCTGCTGCCCAAGATCGGCTGCGAGGCCGCACCGCTCATCCTCGGCTTCATCCTGGCACCCATGCTGGAGGACAATTTCCGCCGCTCGCTGGTGCTGTCGCGTGGCGATTGGATCATCTTCCTCGAGCGTCCGATCAGCGCCGGTTTGCTCGCCACCAGCGTTCTTCTGGTGCTGGTCATGGTCCTGCCGTCGATCCGCAAGACACGCGAAGTGGCTTTCCAGGACGACTAG
- a CDS encoding tripartite tricarboxylate transporter TctB family protein: MSPPSPEPAAALPLWKRADLWAGAMFIAWGLFALAAGYDLPLGRAGRLGAGYAPRLLAFVLIGIGVLLAVRSPFTHDEAELTIAWRPLVVIVGSVLAFAALLNSAGLIVAVVASVGLASFASPDNGWRSAVVLGLSLAFFSWALFVKGLGLPIPVWMP, translated from the coding sequence ATGTCGCCCCCCTCCCCTGAGCCTGCCGCCGCCCTGCCGCTTTGGAAGCGCGCCGACCTCTGGGCCGGCGCAATGTTCATCGCCTGGGGCCTGTTCGCGCTGGCTGCGGGATACGACCTGCCACTTGGACGAGCCGGACGCCTTGGCGCGGGCTATGCGCCACGCCTGCTCGCTTTTGTCCTGATCGGCATCGGCGTGCTGCTGGCGGTCCGCTCGCCGTTCACCCATGACGAAGCAGAACTGACGATTGCCTGGCGGCCGCTGGTCGTCATCGTGGGCTCGGTCCTGGCCTTTGCGGCCCTGCTCAACTCGGCCGGGCTGATCGTCGCGGTCGTCGCAAGCGTCGGGCTGGCGAGCTTCGCCTCGCCCGACAATGGCTGGCGCTCAGCTGTCGTGCTCGGCCTGTCCCTCGCCTTCTTCTCCTGGGCGCTGTTCGTCAAGGGACTGGGCCTGCCGATCCCTGTCTGGATGCCGTGA
- a CDS encoding Bug family tripartite tricarboxylate transporter substrate binding protein, with translation MLIPFSRRLALLAALLVGSSLQALPALAQAWPSKPITVVLGFAPGSGVDVVMRLLQEPLERELGATFVLDYKQGAAGNVASEFVARARPDGYTLALATAATHGVNAALYPRLPFDVEADFTPIVPMVDVSNVLTINPQVIDASSIADFIAKVKASPGKYNYASTGNGTGTHLAFAQFNQMAGLDMIHVPYRGGPAAIQAVVTGEVCCIFNQVQTVLGQVRAGRVRLLGVSTLTRVPAVPDVPTIDEAGLKTFESYIWFGLMGPKGLDPAIAERINAAMKKVLAEPVIQQRLADMGNTPRWESVAQFRQTIHADRLKWREVVRASGATVD, from the coding sequence ATGCTGATCCCCTTCTCCCGCCGCCTTGCCCTTCTGGCCGCCTTGCTGGTCGGATCGAGCCTCCAGGCACTGCCGGCGCTGGCCCAGGCCTGGCCGTCCAAGCCGATCACCGTGGTGCTCGGCTTTGCTCCCGGTTCCGGCGTCGACGTGGTGATGCGCCTTTTGCAGGAGCCGCTGGAACGCGAACTTGGCGCCACCTTCGTGCTCGACTACAAGCAGGGCGCCGCCGGCAATGTCGCCTCCGAATTCGTCGCCCGCGCCCGGCCGGACGGCTACACGCTGGCGCTCGCGACCGCGGCCACACATGGCGTCAATGCCGCGCTCTATCCGCGGCTGCCCTTCGACGTGGAAGCCGATTTCACACCGATCGTACCGATGGTCGATGTGTCGAACGTGTTGACCATCAACCCGCAGGTGATCGACGCCAGTTCGATCGCCGATTTCATCGCCAAGGTGAAGGCCAGCCCCGGCAAGTACAACTACGCCTCCACCGGCAATGGCACCGGCACCCATCTCGCCTTCGCCCAGTTCAACCAGATGGCCGGGCTCGACATGATCCACGTGCCCTATCGCGGCGGCCCGGCCGCGATCCAGGCCGTGGTGACCGGCGAGGTCTGCTGCATCTTCAATCAGGTCCAGACCGTGCTCGGCCAGGTGCGCGCCGGCCGGGTCCGCCTGCTCGGCGTCAGCACACTGACCCGCGTGCCGGCCGTGCCGGATGTGCCAACCATCGACGAGGCGGGCCTCAAGACGTTCGAGAGCTATATCTGGTTTGGCCTGATGGGGCCGAAGGGGCTCGATCCCGCTATTGCCGAGCGGATCAACGCGGCGATGAAGAAGGTGCTGGCCGAGCCGGTCATCCAGCAGCGCCTGGCTGACATGGGCAACACGCCGCGCTGGGAATCGGTCGCGCAGTTCCGCCAGACCATTCATGCCGACCGCCTGAAATGGCGAGAGGTTGTGCGCGCCTCGGGTGCGACAGTCGATTGA
- the modB gene encoding molybdate ABC transporter permease subunit has product MMALTPEEWTAILLSLRIGFWATLWALPPGIAIAWLLARRSFPGKALVDGLVHLPLVLPPVVTGYALLLLMGRRGPIGSFLAEQFGIVFAFRWTGAALACAIMGFPLLVRAIRLSIEASDVKLEQAAATLGARPLWVFATVTLPLALPGIVAGMVLCFAKALGEFGATITFVSNIPGETQTISAAIYTFTQSPDGDAAALRLTLVAVVVALAALVLSEWFARRVGARAHGF; this is encoded by the coding sequence ATGATGGCCCTGACGCCTGAGGAATGGACGGCCATCCTCCTGTCGCTGCGCATCGGCTTCTGGGCAACGCTCTGGGCGCTTCCGCCGGGCATCGCCATCGCCTGGCTGCTGGCCAGGCGCTCGTTTCCCGGCAAGGCGCTGGTCGATGGACTGGTCCATCTTCCGCTGGTTCTGCCGCCTGTGGTCACCGGCTACGCGCTGCTCCTGCTGATGGGCCGGCGGGGGCCGATTGGCAGCTTTCTCGCTGAGCAATTCGGTATCGTTTTCGCCTTCCGGTGGACCGGGGCGGCGCTCGCCTGCGCCATCATGGGCTTCCCGTTGCTGGTGCGCGCGATCCGCCTGTCGATCGAGGCGAGCGATGTGAAGCTCGAACAGGCGGCCGCCACTCTTGGCGCTCGTCCGCTCTGGGTCTTCGCCACCGTCACGCTGCCGCTGGCACTGCCCGGCATCGTCGCCGGCATGGTGCTGTGCTTCGCCAAGGCACTGGGCGAATTCGGCGCGACCATCACCTTCGTGTCCAACATTCCCGGCGAGACGCAGACCATTTCGGCGGCCATCTACACCTTCACCCAGTCACCGGATGGCGACGCCGCGGCTCTCAGGCTGACCCTGGTGGCGGTCGTCGTGGCGCTGGCGGCGCTAGTGCTGTCGGAATGGTTTGCCCGCCGCGTCGGTGCCCGCGCCCACGGCTTCTGA
- the pncB gene encoding nicotinate phosphoribosyltransferase — protein MVDIATRVYNHTWKLDPIIRSLLDSDYYKFSMQQLIRRFHPDVTATFALTNRTKSVRLADAIDEGELREQLDHARDLRFSQRELIWLAGNTFYGRERIFGPDYLAFLKDFRLPDYELTKRDGQYELTFAGNWAHTTMWEVQSLAIVNELRARAIMRTLSKLELDILYANAKAKAWEKIKRLRKLKDEVGSLKISDFGTRRRHGFLWQHWIMEAMADALGPDVFTGTSNMKLAMDLGLEAIGTNAHELPMVYAALAKNDADLLASPYKVLEDWARIYDQNMRIILPDCFGTAHFLAHAPDWVADWTGARPDSKEPIEGTEELIAWWQAKGRDPRKKLVILSDGMDIDSIEQSARHFKDRVRIGYGWGTNLTNDFKGCVPRGDPDALAPISVVCKVIEANGRPAVKLSDNPVKATGPADEIERYRRVFGTAGMKAHAVLV, from the coding sequence ATGGTCGACATTGCCACCCGCGTCTACAATCACACGTGGAAGCTCGACCCGATCATCCGGTCGCTGCTCGATTCCGACTATTACAAATTCTCGATGCAACAGCTGATCCGCCGGTTCCATCCCGATGTGACAGCTACCTTCGCGCTGACCAACCGGACGAAATCCGTGAGGCTTGCCGATGCGATCGACGAGGGCGAACTGCGCGAGCAGCTCGACCATGCGCGCGACCTGCGCTTCAGCCAGCGCGAACTCATCTGGCTCGCCGGCAACACGTTCTATGGCCGCGAGCGCATTTTCGGGCCCGACTATCTGGCCTTCCTCAAGGATTTCCGGCTTCCCGACTACGAGCTGACCAAGCGCGATGGCCAGTATGAGCTGACCTTTGCAGGCAACTGGGCCCACACCACCATGTGGGAGGTGCAGTCGCTCGCCATCGTCAACGAGCTGCGCGCCCGCGCCATAATGCGCACGCTGTCGAAGCTCGAACTCGACATCCTCTATGCCAATGCCAAGGCCAAGGCCTGGGAGAAGATCAAGCGGCTGCGCAAGCTGAAGGACGAGGTCGGTTCGCTGAAGATCTCGGATTTCGGGACCCGTCGTCGCCACGGCTTCCTCTGGCAGCACTGGATCATGGAGGCCATGGCCGATGCGCTGGGGCCGGACGTGTTCACCGGCACGTCCAACATGAAGCTCGCCATGGACCTTGGCCTCGAGGCCATCGGCACCAACGCCCACGAACTGCCCATGGTCTATGCGGCGCTGGCGAAGAACGACGCGGACCTCTTGGCCTCGCCCTACAAGGTGTTGGAGGACTGGGCGCGCATCTACGACCAGAACATGCGGATCATCCTGCCGGATTGTTTCGGCACGGCACATTTTCTGGCCCATGCGCCGGATTGGGTAGCGGACTGGACGGGTGCCCGCCCCGATTCCAAGGAGCCGATCGAGGGAACTGAGGAACTGATCGCCTGGTGGCAGGCCAAGGGCCGCGATCCCCGCAAGAAGCTGGTTATCCTCTCCGATGGCATGGACATCGATTCCATCGAGCAAAGCGCGCGCCATTTCAAGGACCGCGTGCGCATAGGCTATGGCTGGGGCACCAATCTCACCAATGATTTCAAGGGCTGTGTTCCGCGTGGCGACCCGGATGCGCTCGCGCCGATTTCGGTCGTCTGCAAGGTGATCGAGGCCAATGGCCGCCCGGCGGTCAAGCTCTCCGACAATCCGGTCAAAGCGACCGGCCCCGCCGACGAGATCGAGCGCTACCGCCGTGTCTTCGGCACGGCCGGCATGAAGGCGCACGCCGTTCTGGTCTGA
- a CDS encoding SDR family NAD(P)-dependent oxidoreductase has product MHDLTGKVAFISGMGSVGEGWGNGKATAVLLARQGATIYGTDIGQAAADETKRLIEAAGGKAFAREVNMTQAAEVETAVRDCLARFGRIDILINNVGGSAPGDPVTMSEEVWDAQLDLNLKTAFLAAKYIIPVMEAQGGGAIVNLSSIAGVRILPDRPHVAYTTTKLGILGFSRSIAVTYAKKNIRCNTVIPGLMHTPLVEHRLAKTVAGGDVEALIASRNAQVPTGKMGDAWDVAQAVLFLVSDEARYVTAAEIAVDGGLSAASR; this is encoded by the coding sequence ATGCATGATCTGACCGGCAAGGTCGCCTTCATCTCCGGCATGGGCTCGGTTGGCGAGGGCTGGGGCAACGGCAAGGCCACTGCCGTCCTGCTCGCCCGACAGGGGGCGACCATCTATGGCACCGATATCGGGCAGGCCGCTGCCGACGAGACCAAGCGCCTGATCGAAGCCGCGGGCGGCAAGGCTTTCGCGCGCGAGGTCAACATGACCCAGGCCGCAGAGGTCGAGACGGCCGTGCGCGATTGTCTCGCCCGCTTCGGGCGGATCGACATCCTGATCAACAATGTTGGCGGCTCGGCGCCCGGCGATCCGGTCACGATGTCGGAAGAGGTCTGGGACGCCCAGCTCGACCTCAACCTCAAGACCGCGTTCCTGGCGGCGAAATACATCATCCCCGTGATGGAAGCCCAGGGCGGTGGTGCGATCGTCAACCTCTCGTCGATCGCTGGCGTGCGCATCCTGCCCGACCGCCCGCATGTCGCCTACACCACGACCAAGCTTGGCATTCTCGGCTTCTCGCGCTCGATCGCGGTGACCTATGCCAAGAAGAACATCCGCTGCAACACCGTCATTCCCGGCCTGATGCACACGCCGCTCGTCGAGCACCGCCTGGCGAAGACCGTTGCTGGCGGCGATGTCGAGGCGCTGATCGCCTCTCGCAATGCGCAGGTGCCGACCGGCAAGATGGGCGACGCCTGGGACGTCGCACAGGCCGTGCTGTTCCTGGTCTCGGACGAAGCGCGCTATGTCACCGCCGCCGAGATCGCGGTGGACGGCGGACTATCGGCCGCGAGCCGGTAG
- a CDS encoding bifunctional salicylyl-CoA 5-hydroxylase/oxidoreductase: MRIAVIGGGPAGLYFAILMKKWRREAEITVFERNRPDDTFGFGVVFSDATLDIFERYDAESYRAITENFAYWDDIEIHFKDSVHRIGGNGFCGCSRQTLLVLLQDRARELGIEMRFQTEVDVTPDFCAGYDLVVGADGINSRIREADRDHFLPEVDLRPNRFTWLGSTKPLDAFTFFFRETEFGKFIAHTYQYAPGRSTWVIETDPETFARAGLDRMDEDASARFLEGVFAEELAGHPLITNRSLWRQFPMIRTRRWCKGNVVLMGDAKATAHFSIGSGTKLAMEDAIALFDAFRAHGTVAPALAAYETDRRDEVERTQHAADVSLVWFEHLDRFWDMDPRQFAFGLMTRSKAITYDNLRLRAPDFVATADRMFAEGVAGADTARPRPPLFQPLQLRGMTLENRGVVSPMCMYSAEDGLPNDWHLVHYGARAVGGAGLVYTEMVCVAPDARITPGCAGLWSDAQEAAWTRIVAFAHAHSKAKICLQLGHAGRKGATKLMWEGMDRPLKDGAWPVVSASPIPYYPESQVPAELDRAGMDRIVAEFVAATERGARAGFDMLEMHAAHGYLLASFLSPLTNTRSDEFGGSLDNRLRFPLRVFTAMRTAWPKEKPMAVRISATDWAEGGISEADSIAIARAFAEAGVDLVDVSTGQTSPKSRPTYGRMFQTSYSDAIRNEADVKTMCVGNITSADQMNTILAAGRADLVALGRPHLADPSFMLKAAAWYGVDAYQPPQYQPGKDQAMRNAVKERSDFETLKIAAKPKRHARGSFDDVKAAE; this comes from the coding sequence ATGCGCATCGCGGTGATCGGCGGCGGACCGGCCGGCCTCTACTTCGCCATCCTGATGAAGAAGTGGCGCCGCGAGGCGGAGATCACGGTGTTCGAGCGCAACCGCCCGGACGACACGTTCGGTTTCGGCGTGGTGTTCTCCGATGCGACGCTCGACATTTTCGAGCGCTATGACGCCGAGAGCTACCGGGCGATCACCGAGAACTTCGCCTACTGGGACGATATCGAGATCCACTTCAAGGACAGCGTCCACCGCATCGGCGGCAACGGCTTCTGCGGCTGTTCGCGCCAGACCCTGCTGGTTCTGTTGCAGGATCGCGCCCGCGAACTGGGCATCGAGATGCGCTTTCAGACCGAGGTCGATGTCACGCCGGACTTCTGCGCAGGCTATGACCTTGTGGTTGGCGCCGACGGCATCAATTCGCGCATCCGCGAGGCCGACCGCGACCATTTCCTGCCCGAGGTCGACCTTCGCCCCAACCGGTTCACCTGGCTCGGCTCGACCAAGCCGCTCGATGCCTTCACCTTCTTCTTCCGCGAGACCGAGTTCGGCAAGTTCATCGCGCATACCTATCAATATGCGCCGGGCCGCTCGACCTGGGTGATCGAAACCGATCCGGAGACCTTCGCGCGGGCTGGTCTCGACCGCATGGACGAGGATGCATCCGCGCGGTTTCTCGAGGGCGTGTTCGCCGAGGAACTCGCGGGCCACCCGCTCATCACCAACCGCTCGCTCTGGCGGCAATTCCCGATGATCCGCACGCGTCGCTGGTGCAAGGGCAATGTGGTGCTGATGGGGGACGCCAAGGCCACCGCCCATTTCTCCATCGGGTCTGGCACCAAGCTCGCGATGGAGGATGCGATCGCGCTGTTCGACGCCTTCCGCGCCCACGGCACGGTCGCCCCCGCGCTTGCGGCCTACGAGACCGACCGGCGCGATGAGGTGGAGCGCACCCAGCATGCCGCCGACGTGTCGCTCGTATGGTTCGAACATCTCGACCGCTTCTGGGACATGGATCCGCGCCAGTTCGCCTTCGGCCTGATGACCCGCTCCAAGGCCATCACCTACGACAATCTGCGTCTGCGCGCGCCGGACTTCGTGGCGACAGCTGACAGGATGTTCGCCGAAGGCGTGGCCGGTGCCGATACCGCGCGGCCCAGGCCTCCGCTGTTCCAGCCGCTTCAGCTGCGCGGCATGACCCTTGAGAACCGCGGCGTCGTCTCGCCCATGTGCATGTATTCCGCCGAGGACGGCCTGCCGAACGACTGGCATTTGGTCCATTACGGGGCGCGGGCCGTCGGCGGCGCGGGCCTCGTCTATACCGAGATGGTCTGCGTGGCGCCGGACGCCCGGATCACACCCGGTTGCGCCGGCCTCTGGTCGGACGCGCAGGAAGCCGCCTGGACGCGGATTGTCGCCTTTGCACACGCCCATTCGAAGGCCAAGATCTGCCTGCAGCTCGGCCATGCCGGCCGCAAGGGGGCAACCAAGCTGATGTGGGAGGGCATGGACCGCCCGCTCAAGGATGGCGCCTGGCCGGTCGTATCGGCATCCCCCATCCCCTATTATCCGGAGAGTCAGGTCCCGGCAGAGCTCGACCGTGCCGGCATGGATCGCATCGTGGCCGAATTCGTCGCGGCAACGGAGCGCGGCGCGCGCGCCGGCTTCGACATGCTGGAAATGCACGCAGCCCACGGATACCTGCTGGCGAGTTTCCTCTCGCCACTGACCAACACGCGCAGCGATGAATTCGGCGGTTCGCTCGACAACCGCCTGCGGTTCCCCCTGCGGGTGTTCACGGCGATGCGCACGGCCTGGCCAAAGGAGAAGCCCATGGCGGTGCGCATTTCAGCGACCGACTGGGCCGAGGGTGGCATTTCCGAAGCGGACTCGATCGCAATCGCACGCGCCTTCGCGGAAGCCGGCGTCGATCTTGTCGATGTCTCGACCGGCCAGACCTCGCCGAAGAGCCGGCCGACCTATGGCCGCATGTTCCAGACCTCGTACTCGGATGCGATCCGCAACGAGGCCGATGTGAAGACGATGTGCGTCGGCAACATCACATCAGCCGACCAGATGAACACGATCCTCGCCGCCGGCCGCGCCGATCTGGTGGCGCTCGGGCGGCCGCATCTCGCTGATCCGTCCTTCATGCTGAAGGCCGCCGCCTGGTATGGAGTCGATGCTTATCAGCCGCCGCAATATCAGCCTGGCAAGGACCAGGCGATGCGCAATGCGGTGAAGGAGCGCAGTGACTTCGAGACGCTGAAGATCGCCGCCAAGCCGAAGCGCCACGCGCGCGGCTCGTTCGACGACGTCAAGGCGGCGGAATAG
- a CDS encoding SDR family NAD(P)-dependent oxidoreductase yields MVAASSPSPALSGRRALVTGGGRGIGLAVARALTQAGVEVTVLGRTAASLDKAVSSGAAAHAIVADVTDALALEAAIRAVEAAGPLDILVNNAGHAETAPIRKMDRALFDRMIALNLTSVFDGIRLALPGMLARGQGRIVSIASTAGLTGYPYVSAYCAAKHGVVGLTRALAREVATSGVTINCVCPGFTETDLVAGSIDTIVAKTGRTAEAALADLTKSMPIGRLIKPEEVASAVLWLVSDAAAAVTGLALPVAGGEI; encoded by the coding sequence ATGGTCGCTGCAAGCTCCCCTTCGCCCGCATTGTCGGGACGTCGCGCGCTGGTCACCGGTGGCGGCCGCGGCATCGGTCTCGCCGTTGCGCGGGCGCTGACACAGGCCGGCGTTGAAGTGACCGTGCTGGGCCGAACCGCAGCCTCGCTCGACAAGGCCGTGAGTTCCGGCGCTGCAGCCCACGCGATCGTCGCCGACGTCACCGACGCCTTGGCGCTGGAAGCAGCCATCCGTGCTGTTGAGGCTGCAGGCCCGCTCGATATCCTCGTCAACAATGCCGGCCACGCCGAGACCGCGCCGATCCGAAAAATGGACCGGGCGCTGTTCGACCGGATGATCGCGCTGAACCTCACTTCCGTCTTCGATGGCATTCGCCTGGCCTTGCCCGGCATGTTGGCGCGCGGCCAAGGCCGCATCGTCTCCATCGCCTCGACCGCAGGCCTCACCGGCTACCCCTATGTCTCGGCCTATTGTGCCGCCAAGCACGGGGTCGTCGGCCTGACGCGGGCGCTCGCCAGGGAGGTCGCGACCTCCGGCGTGACCATCAATTGCGTCTGCCCCGGCTTCACCGAGACCGACCTCGTCGCCGGCTCCATCGACACCATCGTTGCGAAGACCGGACGGACCGCCGAGGCGGCCCTCGCCGATCTGACCAAGTCCATGCCCATCGGGCGGCTGATCAAGCCCGAGGAGGTGGCATCGGCCGTGCTTTGGCTGGTGTCGGACGCGGCAGCCGCCGTCACCGGCCTGGCCCTGCCTGTCGCCGGTGGAGAGATCTAG
- a CDS encoding AMP-binding protein, whose translation MAIPSAHVDTFAARGLPPIEMQPQFLFDRPELRYPDRLNCVTEFIDRHLREGRGGSVAILAPGGLTWTYADLAAEVNRIANVLTRELGLVPGNRVLLRAPNNPTMVAAYLAVIKAGGIVVATMPLLRAKELTEIVDKAEIGLALCDDRLMDELAKTGASSAFLKRIVGFAELSSLAAAVSPEFAPVDTVRDDVCLFGFTSGTTGKPKCTMHFHRDLLAICDAYSGNVLKPQATDRFIGSPPLAFTFGLGGLVLFPFRVGASTVLLEKASPGDLLPAIAEFKPTICFTAPTAYRAMIPALSEHNWRSLRKCVSAGEALPKATFDAWKAATGLELMDGIGATEMLHIFISAPEGEIRPGATGKPVPGYQAKVIGDHGEDLPPGTPGRLAVRGPTGCRYLADDRQAKYVLAGWNITGDTYMADADGYFWYQARNDDMIVSAGYNIAGPEVEAALLAHPAVAEAGVVGKPDPERGMIVQAYVVLKPDFPAVPAMAVELQVYVKAEIAPYKYPRAISFVDKLPRTETGKLQRFTLREIAKAEAASAEAASADDKNTAAKAAE comes from the coding sequence ATGGCAATCCCCTCGGCCCATGTCGATACCTTCGCTGCCCGCGGCCTGCCGCCGATCGAGATGCAGCCGCAATTCCTCTTCGACCGGCCGGAGCTGCGCTATCCCGACCGGCTGAACTGCGTCACCGAATTCATCGATCGCCACCTGCGGGAAGGCCGGGGCGGCAGCGTCGCCATTCTGGCGCCGGGCGGGCTCACCTGGACCTATGCCGATCTCGCGGCCGAGGTGAACCGCATCGCCAATGTGCTGACCAGAGAGCTGGGCCTTGTGCCGGGCAATCGCGTTCTGCTGCGCGCGCCCAACAATCCCACCATGGTCGCGGCCTATCTCGCCGTCATCAAGGCCGGCGGCATCGTGGTTGCCACCATGCCGCTCTTGCGCGCCAAGGAACTGACCGAGATCGTCGACAAGGCCGAGATCGGACTGGCGCTCTGCGACGACCGGCTGATGGACGAACTGGCCAAGACCGGCGCCTCCTCGGCCTTCCTCAAGCGCATTGTCGGTTTTGCCGAACTGTCCTCGCTCGCAGCCGCTGTGTCCCCTGAGTTCGCTCCAGTCGATACCGTCCGCGACGATGTCTGCCTGTTCGGTTTCACTTCCGGCACCACCGGCAAGCCGAAATGCACCATGCATTTCCACCGCGATCTGTTGGCGATCTGCGATGCCTATTCCGGCAATGTTCTGAAGCCGCAGGCGACGGACCGCTTCATCGGCTCGCCGCCGCTGGCCTTCACCTTCGGTCTTGGCGGCCTCGTGCTGTTCCCGTTCCGGGTCGGCGCCTCGACGGTCCTGCTGGAAAAGGCCTCGCCGGGCGATCTCTTGCCGGCGATTGCCGAATTCAAGCCGACCATCTGTTTCACCGCGCCGACCGCCTATCGCGCGATGATCCCGGCGCTGTCGGAGCACAATTGGCGTTCCTTGCGCAAATGCGTCTCGGCCGGCGAGGCCCTGCCGAAGGCGACGTTTGATGCCTGGAAGGCGGCGACCGGCCTGGAGCTGATGGACGGCATCGGCGCAACCGAGATGCTGCACATCTTCATTTCGGCCCCCGAGGGCGAGATCCGCCCGGGCGCCACGGGCAAGCCGGTGCCTGGCTATCAGGCCAAGGTGATCGGCGATCATGGTGAGGATCTGCCACCCGGCACGCCCGGCCGCCTCGCGGTCCGTGGACCGACCGGCTGCCGCTATCTCGCCGATGACCGGCAGGCCAAATATGTCCTCGCCGGCTGGAACATTACCGGCGATACCTACATGGCCGATGCCGACGGCTATTTCTGGTATCAGGCCCGCAACGACGACATGATCGTCTCGGCCGGCTACAACATCGCCGGACCTGAGGTCGAGGCTGCGCTCTTGGCCCATCCGGCGGTGGCGGAAGCCGGCGTCGTCGGCAAGCCCGATCCCGAGCGCGGCATGATCGTCCAGGCCTATGTCGTGCTGAAGCCCGATTTCCCGGCTGTTCCCGCCATGGCGGTGGAGCTGCAGGTCTATGTGAAGGCCGAGATCGCGCCCTACAAGTATCCGCGTGCCATCAGCTTCGTGGACAAGCTGCCGCGCACCGAAACCGGCAAGCTGCAGCGCTTCACACTGCGCGAGATCGCCAAGGCCGAAGCGGCATCAGCCGAAGCGGCATCAGCCGACGACAAGAACACGGCCGCCAAGGCCGCGGAGTAG